The following are encoded in a window of Saccharothrix longispora genomic DNA:
- a CDS encoding WecB/TagA/CpsF family glycosyltransferase, whose protein sequence is MPDISQARVRVGAVDVWAVSESGLADHVVEAWRRSAGGAIVTANVDIVRAATRRPELAALIAESEVVVADGMPVVWAGRLAGVPVPERVTGSSLVFTLAAAAAREGRSVYLLGGNPGVPEKAADVLTARHPGLRVAGTGSPPFGFERDDALTAETVAGVVEATPDLVMVGLGFPKQENLIRLLRAELPDAWFLGCGAGIPMAAGEFTRAPGVVQKVGAEWLHRLALEPRRLAKRYLRDDLPFAFRLLGGALRTRFRRTGE, encoded by the coding sequence ATGCCGGACATCTCGCAGGCCCGCGTCCGCGTGGGCGCCGTCGACGTGTGGGCCGTCAGCGAATCCGGTCTCGCCGACCACGTGGTCGAGGCGTGGCGGCGGTCCGCGGGCGGCGCGATCGTCACGGCCAACGTGGACATCGTGCGCGCCGCGACCCGCAGGCCCGAACTGGCCGCGCTGATCGCCGAGTCCGAGGTCGTCGTCGCGGACGGCATGCCCGTCGTGTGGGCCGGTCGCCTCGCGGGCGTCCCGGTGCCCGAACGCGTCACCGGCTCGTCGCTCGTGTTCACCCTCGCCGCCGCCGCGGCCCGGGAAGGCCGCTCGGTCTACCTGCTCGGCGGCAACCCCGGCGTGCCGGAGAAGGCCGCCGACGTGCTCACCGCCCGCCACCCCGGCCTGCGCGTCGCGGGCACGGGCTCACCGCCGTTCGGGTTCGAGCGGGACGACGCCCTGACCGCCGAGACCGTCGCCGGGGTCGTCGAGGCCACACCGGACCTGGTGATGGTGGGCCTGGGCTTCCCCAAGCAGGAGAACCTGATCCGCCTGCTGCGCGCCGAACTCCCGGACGCCTGGTTCCTCGGCTGCGGCGCGGGCATCCCGATGGCCGCGGGCGAGTTCACGCGTGCCCCCGGCGTGGTGCAGAAGGTCGGCGCGGAGTGGTTGCACCGCCTCGCCCTCGAACCCCGCCGCCTCGCCAAGCGCTACCTGCGCGACGACCTCCCGTTCGCGTTCCGCCTCCTCGGGGGCGCGCTGCGCACCCGCTTCCGCCGCACGGGGGAGTAG
- a CDS encoding lipopolysaccharide biosynthesis protein, with protein sequence MARAVTAGLERKVTSAIRWSAVNSLVQRLGQVGVGVLVARLVAPEQFGVFAVALVVMNIVMSISEMGVSVALVRTERPVEELAPTVTTLSIASGALLCLVCVLGAPWFAGAMGTPQATGVIQLMSLSLVVAGVSAVPGALLQREFRQDHKFVADTSAFVVGTTVTVVLALLGFGAWSLAWARIATNLVSTGVMFAYTERWYRPGFDPRQARELLSFGLPLAGASLLVFGVLNVDQIVVGSVLGTVQLGYYLLAFNLANWPVAAFSQPVRSVSLAAFSQVRDDPALFARTFARALRLLALATVPACVLLAVLADPLVRVVYGERWAPAAQALALLVALGALRVVLELGYDYLASAGRSRAIFVIHLVWLVALVPLLALGAHVGGLRGVAAAQSVVVLVVVVPAYLVAFRPYGLRAGVLGAAVARPLLGGLVMVAVALGVEQLVEAPLWRLLVSGALASLAYAAVVFPLRHEVLGLLRRSNA encoded by the coding sequence GTGGCGCGGGCAGTGACCGCCGGCCTGGAGCGCAAGGTCACCTCGGCGATCCGCTGGAGCGCGGTCAACAGCCTGGTGCAGCGGTTGGGCCAGGTGGGCGTCGGCGTCCTCGTCGCCCGGCTGGTGGCCCCCGAGCAGTTCGGCGTGTTCGCCGTGGCGCTCGTGGTGATGAACATCGTGATGAGCATCAGCGAGATGGGCGTCAGCGTCGCCCTGGTGCGCACCGAGCGGCCGGTGGAGGAGCTGGCGCCCACCGTCACCACGCTGTCCATCGCCTCCGGCGCGCTGCTGTGCCTGGTGTGCGTGCTCGGCGCGCCGTGGTTCGCGGGCGCGATGGGAACGCCGCAGGCCACCGGCGTGATCCAGCTCATGTCGCTGTCGCTGGTGGTGGCGGGCGTGTCGGCGGTGCCCGGTGCGCTGCTCCAGCGCGAGTTCCGGCAGGACCACAAGTTCGTCGCCGACACCTCGGCGTTCGTCGTGGGCACCACCGTGACGGTGGTGCTCGCGCTGCTCGGGTTCGGCGCGTGGAGCCTGGCCTGGGCGCGGATCGCCACGAACCTGGTGTCGACCGGCGTCATGTTCGCCTACACCGAGCGCTGGTACCGGCCCGGGTTCGACCCCCGGCAGGCGCGGGAGCTGCTGTCCTTCGGCCTGCCGCTGGCCGGGGCGAGCCTGCTCGTGTTCGGCGTGCTCAACGTCGACCAGATCGTGGTCGGCAGCGTGCTCGGGACCGTGCAGCTCGGCTACTACCTGCTCGCGTTCAACCTGGCGAACTGGCCGGTCGCGGCGTTCTCGCAGCCGGTGCGCAGCGTGTCACTGGCGGCGTTCTCACAGGTCAGAGATGATCCCGCGTTGTTCGCGCGGACGTTCGCCCGCGCCCTGCGGCTGCTCGCGCTGGCCACCGTGCCCGCGTGCGTGCTGCTGGCCGTGCTGGCCGACCCGCTGGTCCGGGTCGTCTACGGCGAGCGGTGGGCGCCCGCCGCGCAGGCGCTGGCGCTGCTGGTGGCGCTCGGCGCGCTGCGCGTGGTGCTGGAACTGGGCTACGACTACCTGGCCAGCGCGGGCCGGTCGCGCGCCATCTTCGTCATCCACCTCGTCTGGCTCGTCGCGCTGGTGCCGCTGCTGGCGCTGGGCGCGCACGTCGGCGGCCTGCGCGGCGTGGCGGCGGCGCAGAGCGTGGTGGTGCTCGTGGTCGTCGTGCCCGCGTACCTGGTGGCGTTCCGGCCCTACGGGCTGCGGGCGGGCGTCCTCGGCGCGGCGGTGGCGCGCCCCCTGCTCGGCGGTCTCGTGATGGTCGCGGTCGCGCTCGGCGTGGAGCAGCTGGTCGAGGCCCCCCTGTGGCGGCTCCTGGTGAGCGGCGCGCTCGCGTCCCTGGCCTACGCCGCCGTCGTCTTCCCCCTGCGCCACGAGGTGCTGGGGCTGCTGAGGAGGAGCAACGCGTGA
- a CDS encoding glycosyltransferase, with protein MDHVVLTRFNLPSVGAESVVRAQEGWLTKRVGLFERYCLPSVAAQTSSDFRWLIYFDPESPRWLKDRIAAHGDAYTPVFRTAVSREELLEDVATLFPTRGDELITTNLDNDDGLAADFVERLQAAPSTGRRTALYLANGLVKSPSGLFFHHDRDNAFASVRESWADPVTCWADWHNRLHRHAEVVSLGGPPGWLQVVHGGNVSNRTRGRLVSPAPYRPLFGAALDDVPEPAGRVVARDRFVGHPLRVARDGARFVAKTAAQRLLGPGGFEKAKQVLAARGRARTPG; from the coding sequence ATGGACCACGTCGTTCTGACGCGCTTCAACCTGCCGTCCGTGGGCGCCGAGAGCGTCGTGCGGGCGCAGGAGGGCTGGCTGACCAAGCGCGTCGGGCTGTTCGAGCGGTACTGCCTGCCCTCGGTGGCGGCGCAGACCTCCTCGGACTTCCGGTGGCTCATCTACTTCGACCCCGAGAGCCCGCGGTGGCTCAAGGACCGGATCGCCGCGCACGGTGACGCCTACACGCCGGTGTTCCGCACCGCGGTCAGCCGGGAGGAGCTGCTGGAGGACGTCGCCACGCTGTTCCCGACCAGGGGCGACGAGCTGATCACCACGAACCTCGACAACGACGACGGCCTGGCCGCCGACTTCGTCGAACGCCTCCAGGCGGCGCCGTCGACCGGCCGCCGCACCGCGCTCTACCTGGCGAACGGGCTGGTCAAGAGCCCGAGCGGGTTGTTCTTCCACCACGACCGGGACAACGCGTTCGCCTCGGTGCGGGAGAGCTGGGCCGACCCGGTGACGTGCTGGGCGGACTGGCACAACCGGCTGCACCGGCACGCCGAGGTGGTGTCGCTCGGCGGCCCGCCCGGCTGGCTCCAGGTCGTGCACGGCGGCAACGTGAGCAACCGCACGCGCGGCCGGCTGGTGTCGCCCGCGCCGTACCGGCCGCTGTTCGGGGCGGCGCTGGACGACGTTCCGGAACCCGCCGGTCGGGTGGTGGCGCGTGACCGGTTCGTGGGACATCCCTTGCGGGTGGCGCGCGACGGGGCCAGATTCGTGGCCAAGACGGCCGCGCAGCGGCTCCTCGGTCCCGGCGGCTTCGAGAAGGCCAAGCAGGTGCTGGCCGCGCGCGGACGCGCCCGCACCCCCGGCTGA
- a CDS encoding glycosyltransferase: MTGPSTRPAVDVVIPCYNYARFLRSCVRSVLDQPGVDVRVLIIDDTSTDDTPEVVAELTRDPRVEGRRHEVNKGHIATYNEGLLEWAKADYTVLLSADDLLAPGSLARAAAVFEANPNVGMVYGRVVYYQDQDRLPKVVTPPAGTTVWSGVDWIEARCRTGQNVLSSPEAVVRTSVQQRVGGYRADLPHAGDLEMWMRIAAVSDIGYVRGKPAAYYRVHQQSMMRTRFSSLFADLEQRQAVFDLFFREHPDLPPRLKSLANRAIAKDALWRAVRAYDRDRLADVPVDELVEFARRVDPGAERLGEYRALRRRRALGPRACSRTQLFVGSHLVKRGRGLVSKQVWKWRGQ; encoded by the coding sequence GTGACTGGTCCCTCGACACGACCCGCGGTCGACGTCGTCATCCCCTGCTACAACTACGCGAGGTTCCTCAGGTCCTGCGTGCGGAGCGTCCTCGACCAACCCGGCGTCGACGTCCGGGTGCTGATCATCGACGACACGTCCACCGACGACACGCCCGAGGTGGTGGCGGAGCTCACGCGGGACCCGCGGGTCGAGGGTCGCAGGCACGAGGTCAACAAGGGGCACATCGCCACCTACAACGAGGGCCTGCTGGAGTGGGCCAAGGCCGACTACACCGTCCTGCTGTCCGCGGACGACCTGCTGGCGCCGGGCTCGCTGGCCCGCGCGGCCGCGGTCTTCGAGGCAAACCCGAACGTCGGCATGGTGTACGGGCGCGTCGTGTACTACCAGGACCAGGACCGCCTGCCGAAGGTCGTCACCCCGCCGGCGGGCACGACGGTGTGGTCCGGTGTGGACTGGATCGAGGCGCGCTGCCGGACCGGCCAGAACGTGCTGTCCTCCCCCGAGGCGGTCGTGCGCACCTCCGTGCAGCAGCGGGTCGGCGGCTACCGGGCCGACCTGCCGCACGCCGGTGACCTGGAGATGTGGATGCGCATCGCGGCCGTGTCGGACATCGGCTACGTGCGCGGCAAGCCCGCCGCGTACTACCGGGTGCACCAGCAGTCGATGATGCGCACGCGGTTCTCGTCGCTGTTCGCGGACCTGGAGCAGCGGCAGGCCGTGTTCGACCTGTTCTTCCGCGAGCACCCCGACCTGCCGCCGAGGCTGAAGTCGCTGGCGAACCGGGCCATCGCCAAGGACGCCCTGTGGCGGGCCGTCCGGGCCTACGACCGCGACCGGCTGGCCGACGTCCCGGTGGACGAGCTGGTGGAGTTCGCCCGCCGCGTCGACCCCGGCGCCGAGCGACTGGGCGAGTACCGGGCGTTGCGGCGCAGGCGGGCGCTCGGGCCGCGCGCGTGCAGCCGCACGCAGCTGTTCGTCGGCAGCCACCTGGTCAAGCGGGGACGGGGCCTGGTGTCCAAGCAGGTCTGGAAGTGGCGCGGGCAGTGA
- a CDS encoding rhamnosyltransferase WsaF family glycosyltransferase, with protein MRVVQQLQRRAHQVSHIVRDGGVRQLGARALARAARRFGADTEVFPVRLEDVRAADISARRPVEVPPVPADGALTVNWVSTPPSPGSGGHTTMFRLIEHLQSLGHTNRLYLYDVYGSRAADHEPVIRAAFPGFRGTVHDVTGGMDDAHAVFATAWMTAYPVFNDPCAGKRFYLVQDYEPWFFPAGGLSALAENTYRMGFHGFTAGRYLADKLRTEVGMPADSFEFGCDADRYHLREGVTRDGVVFYARRLAPRRAVEIGLPALEIFAERHPDVRIHTYGEKIGSLGPNHVDHGLVSPDALNDIYNRCYAGLTLSMTNVSLVPHEMLAAGCVPVVNDAVHNRVVLDNDHVRYAPATPHDLARALSEVVSLPDFATVARTASSSVSSRSWDAAGHDLDKVLRRELLV; from the coding sequence GTGAGGGTCGTCCAGCAGTTGCAGCGCCGCGCGCACCAGGTCTCGCACATCGTGCGCGACGGCGGTGTGCGGCAACTCGGTGCTCGTGCCCTGGCGCGCGCGGCGCGGCGGTTCGGCGCGGACACCGAGGTGTTCCCGGTGCGCCTGGAGGACGTGCGCGCGGCCGACATCTCCGCGCGCCGCCCCGTCGAGGTGCCACCGGTGCCCGCCGACGGCGCGTTGACGGTCAACTGGGTGAGCACGCCGCCGTCACCGGGGTCGGGCGGGCACACCACGATGTTCCGGCTGATCGAGCACCTCCAGTCGCTGGGCCACACCAACCGGCTGTACCTGTACGACGTGTACGGCAGCCGTGCCGCGGACCACGAGCCGGTGATCAGGGCGGCGTTCCCGGGGTTCCGGGGGACGGTGCACGACGTGACCGGGGGGATGGACGACGCGCACGCCGTGTTCGCGACGGCGTGGATGACGGCCTACCCGGTGTTCAACGACCCGTGCGCGGGCAAGCGGTTCTACCTGGTGCAGGACTACGAGCCGTGGTTTTTCCCGGCCGGAGGGCTGTCCGCGCTGGCCGAGAACACCTACCGGATGGGGTTCCACGGGTTCACCGCGGGGCGGTACCTGGCGGACAAGCTGCGCACCGAGGTCGGCATGCCCGCCGACTCCTTCGAGTTCGGCTGCGACGCCGACCGCTACCACCTGCGGGAGGGCGTGACGCGGGACGGCGTGGTGTTCTACGCGCGCCGGCTGGCGCCCCGGCGTGCCGTCGAGATCGGGTTGCCGGCGCTGGAGATCTTCGCGGAGCGGCACCCGGACGTCCGGATTCACACCTACGGGGAGAAGATCGGCTCGCTCGGCCCGAACCACGTCGACCACGGCCTGGTGTCGCCGGACGCGTTGAACGACATCTACAACCGGTGCTACGCCGGTCTCACGCTGTCGATGACGAACGTGTCGCTGGTGCCGCACGAGATGCTGGCGGCGGGCTGCGTACCGGTGGTGAACGACGCCGTGCACAACCGCGTGGTGCTGGACAACGACCACGTCCGCTATGCGCCCGCGACCCCGCACGACCTGGCCCGCGCACTGTCCGAAGTGGTATCGCTACCGGACTTCGCGACCGTCGCCCGCACCGCGTCGTCCAGCGTGTCGAGCCGTTCCTGGGACGCGGCCGGCCACGACCTGGACAAGGTCCTCCGCCGGGAACTCCTCGTCTAA
- a CDS encoding MFS transporter, which yields MYVASVRPSERVRGKVPGTVVALGAVSLLTDVSAEMVTAFMPVYLLFTLNMSYAQFGVLDGLYTGATAVLRLVGGLVSDRTHRHKAVAAAGYGLSAVTKLIFPLVGASAFGIGATMAADRAGKGLRTAPRDALISLATPPDRLGAAFGLHRSMDTVGALLGPLVTFLLLYWLGTVAGPVFVVSGCFAAIGLIVLVAFVRENPRPAPTGPRPSIRAGLGLLRQAGYRRVAVASALLGLATLSDAFVFILVQQATGAPLHLLPLLPLGTALVFLLAAAPLGRVADRVGRWPVFLGGHVALLAVYALLLVPGTGYAGAVAALVCHGLFYAATDGVLSARVATLVPESLRASGLAVVQTGQALARLVSSVAFGFLLQYAAFGTAVHTAIASLVVAVATSLYLTTTARPT from the coding sequence ATGTACGTTGCGTCCGTCCGGCCCTCCGAGCGCGTCAGGGGCAAGGTCCCCGGCACCGTCGTGGCACTGGGGGCGGTGAGCCTGCTGACCGACGTGTCGGCTGAGATGGTCACCGCGTTCATGCCGGTCTACCTGCTGTTCACGCTCAACATGAGCTACGCGCAGTTCGGGGTGCTGGACGGTCTGTACACGGGCGCCACGGCGGTGCTGCGGCTCGTCGGCGGGCTCGTCTCCGACCGCACCCACCGGCACAAGGCGGTCGCGGCGGCCGGTTACGGGCTGTCGGCGGTGACGAAGCTCATCTTCCCGCTCGTGGGCGCGTCCGCGTTCGGCATCGGCGCGACGATGGCCGCCGACCGCGCGGGCAAGGGCCTGCGGACCGCGCCCCGGGACGCGCTGATCTCGCTGGCCACCCCGCCGGACCGGCTGGGCGCGGCGTTCGGGCTGCACCGCAGCATGGACACGGTCGGCGCGCTGCTCGGGCCGCTGGTGACGTTCCTGCTGCTGTACTGGCTGGGCACGGTCGCGGGGCCGGTGTTCGTGGTCAGCGGCTGCTTCGCCGCGATCGGCCTGATCGTGCTGGTGGCGTTCGTGCGGGAGAACCCGCGTCCCGCGCCGACCGGCCCCCGTCCGTCGATCCGGGCCGGCCTGGGCCTGCTGCGGCAGGCCGGGTACCGCAGGGTGGCCGTCGCGTCGGCCCTGCTGGGCCTGGCGACGCTGTCCGACGCGTTCGTGTTCATCCTGGTGCAGCAGGCGACGGGCGCCCCGCTCCACCTGCTGCCCCTGCTGCCGCTGGGCACCGCGCTGGTGTTCCTGCTGGCCGCCGCTCCCCTGGGCCGCGTGGCCGACCGCGTGGGCCGGTGGCCGGTCTTCCTGGGCGGGCACGTGGCCCTCCTGGCGGTGTACGCGCTCCTCCTGGTGCCCGGCACCGGTTACGCGGGCGCCGTGGCGGCCCTCGTCTGCCACGGCCTGTTCTACGCGGCGACGGACGGCGTCCTCTCGGCGCGGGTGGCCACCCTGGTCCCGGAATCGCTCCGCGCCTCCGGCCTGGCCGTGGTCCAGACCGGCCAGGCCCTGGCCCGCCTGGTCTCCTCGGTGGCGTTCGGCTTCCTGCTCCAGTACGCCGCCTTCGGCACCGCCGTCCACACCGCGATCGCGTCCCTGGTGGTCGCCGTGGCCACCTCCCTCTACCTCACCACCACCGCCCGCCCCACCTGA
- a CDS encoding YncE family protein translates to MLPRTLLHERVHAGIRRTAATGGTSALVAALLLVPSAPASAAPNRVLGYVANNGGGVSVLDTATDAVTSTLGDGGGDSPYGVGVAFDGARGYVTNVRDDTLTVIDTPMNTVDAAVPVGDGPAGVVVSPDGGHVYVSNYFAGTVSVVDAATLTTTETIAVGPNADGVAITPDGSRLYVAHDVAGPGTVSVVDTATNTEITEIATGSTPTAVAVTPDGARLLVVNKLSNDVAVVDTASNAVLGTIPVSFIPHGVAISPDGARAYVTNSEGHTVSVLDVAAMRAVATVPVGSRPIAVALTPDGARAYVTNYNSGTVSVLDTATLAVVNTITVGRNPVGIAIHGVPPAATKLVAGHARVQLRLLGFGLRGLDATLTESHTGKPVVGKRVAFRTIKGHPLCTATTNASGTATCDANVPLLVGLATLLRGYTAGHAGDQTHAPSRSHGHATL, encoded by the coding sequence GTGCTGCCCAGAACCCTGCTCCACGAACGCGTCCACGCGGGCATCCGCAGAACGGCGGCGACCGGCGGCACGTCCGCGCTGGTCGCAGCACTGCTGCTGGTGCCGTCCGCGCCGGCTTCGGCCGCCCCGAACCGCGTGCTCGGGTACGTCGCCAACAACGGCGGCGGCGTGTCCGTCCTGGACACCGCCACCGACGCGGTCACCAGCACGCTGGGCGACGGCGGCGGTGACTCGCCCTACGGCGTCGGCGTCGCGTTCGACGGCGCGCGCGGGTACGTGACCAACGTGCGCGACGACACGCTGACCGTCATCGACACGCCGATGAACACCGTGGACGCGGCGGTGCCGGTCGGCGACGGCCCGGCCGGTGTCGTGGTGTCGCCGGACGGCGGGCACGTGTACGTGTCCAACTACTTCGCGGGCACGGTGTCCGTGGTGGACGCGGCGACGCTGACCACGACCGAGACCATCGCGGTGGGCCCGAACGCGGACGGCGTCGCGATCACGCCGGACGGGTCGCGGCTGTACGTGGCGCACGACGTCGCCGGCCCCGGCACGGTGTCCGTCGTGGACACCGCGACCAACACCGAGATCACGGAGATCGCCACCGGCAGCACGCCGACCGCGGTGGCCGTGACGCCGGACGGCGCGAGGCTGCTCGTGGTCAACAAGCTCTCCAACGACGTGGCCGTCGTCGACACCGCGTCGAACGCCGTGCTCGGGACGATCCCGGTGAGCTTCATCCCGCACGGCGTGGCGATCTCGCCGGACGGCGCGCGGGCGTACGTGACCAACAGCGAGGGCCACACCGTGTCGGTGCTGGACGTGGCGGCGATGAGGGCGGTGGCCACCGTGCCCGTGGGCAGCAGGCCGATCGCCGTGGCCCTGACGCCGGACGGCGCGCGCGCCTACGTGACGAACTACAACAGCGGCACCGTCTCGGTGCTGGACACGGCGACCCTGGCGGTCGTCAACACCATCACGGTGGGCCGGAACCCGGTGGGCATCGCGATCCACGGCGTGCCGCCCGCGGCCACGAAGCTGGTCGCCGGCCACGCCCGGGTCCAGTTGCGCCTGCTCGGCTTCGGCCTGCGCGGCCTGGACGCGACCCTGACCGAGTCGCACACCGGCAAGCCCGTCGTCGGCAAGCGCGTGGCGTTCCGCACCATCAAGGGCCACCCGCTGTGCACGGCCACCACGAACGCCTCGGGCACCGCGACGTGCGACGCGAACGTCCCCCTCCTGGTCGGCCTGGCCACCCTCCTGCGCGGCTACACCGCCGGCCACGCCGGCGACCAGACCCACGCCCCGTCCCGCTCCCACGGCCACGCCACCCTCTAA